The nucleotide sequence CCAGAATATCACAACTGGGCACAATTTTCTCTTTTCGGGTGAGATGTTGAAGAGTGAACTCCTTTATGAAGCTTTTACTAGGTAACTAGTTCTACTAGATATTTAAACAATGCATGCAAGATGTCAGCATGGATAAGGGAACATTATATAATATAGAAGAAAACTGAAGACATAAAATATGGACATTATTGAGTTGACTTACAAATATTAATGCACCGCTGCATTGTTGAGATTTTGCCAATGATTACAACAAATTTCTCGCCTCCTCGATCGTTTTTCTTTATCTATAAATCACAGtttgatatatatattacattaaCTCATTAAATACACAAAACACGAAAAATTTATCATGACACATGACGAACGGTCATTTTGTCCGGAGAAATGAATGTTTATACTTAAGAAGTCGAGTATTTTTCTCAATGAAAACAACAAAGATACAACACAAAATAGAGTAATAAAGGATGAAATTGAACACTTCGAACTGTCCGTGAAATTATAAACACTTCGACTGGTTCTTGGAATCTCGGTGAAATTGGATCTTTCATTTCGCCCCAGGATCACTTGGCTATTGAATGTACACTTTTTATGCGTGGTTTCTTGCTATTAGTTCAATGGCGGGTGACTCCAAGATGGATCGGGACTACATTGTAACCTTGATATCCTAtatttgttgggaaatttggaaaGCCAGGCGTTGTGCGATTTTCAATGGTACCTGCCCTTCTCCTCTCGATACTGCCAGGAGGGCTGATGAAGCGATTTCTgagtttttatccatttccaAGGTCCTTCATGTCTCCTCCATAAACGGGGATATCCCCGCTGCTCCTCTGGTTCGTTGGCACGCTCCTCCTTTGTCGGTTGTAAAGGTGAACTGTGATGCGGCCTGGTCGAGTGTGTTGCATCGTATGGGTCTTGGGGTGATCATTAGGGATTATCGGGGGTCTCTTTTGGTGGGTGACTCTGGCTCGGGTGTGGCTTCTTCTTCCCTGGATGCGGAAGCTCATGCTGCTATCTTTGCCATGAAGACGACGGCTTCTGTCAGGTGGTCTTTATTTCCTCTCATTCGTCAAATTTGGAGTCTTCAGCTTTCCTTCTGCCAAGTGGTGCTGGATTCCTCGCCAAGTGAATTTGGCGGCTGATTGGGTTGCCCCGCAGAGTTTAAGAGGGATGTGTCCGGAAGTATGGGTTTCCAGGCCCCCTTCCGCTCTTGTGCATATCTTATCCATTGATGGTCTTCCCTGTCCTCCTTAGGGAGGCTAAGGGGCGTTAGGTTCCCTGGTTTTGGCGACTAGAGTTTCTTCTCCAAGTCTTTTTGCTCCCTTTTGTTGGTTCTTCTTGGGACTATCTGTGCCGTATCTCTTTTGTATCCTTTAATTTGTTTTGCAGGTGTTCAAAAAGTCTTTACATCTTTTAATTTTAGACTTTTGCACACTTACATACATACTTTTAGACTTTTACACATATCTTTAGACTTTCAGGCACACCTTTAAACTTTTGTACACACATTTAGACTTTCACACACCCTTAAACTTTTGTACACACAACTTTTGTGACATCTCGCAGCACACAAACATTGACATCATGTTTTTACTTGAActtccaacaacaacttcaaataATGCTcacaaattaattaactttCTAATTATCATCCATATAAATGAATAAAGTGGCAGTTTTGGACTTTAACCCATCCAGCCTAATGTTAGTGCTACATGCACATGCAACCTGTTTGCTTTATAAGTTTTAAAAGGCAACATAAGTAAGTTAGGTCagttgattaagacagtgtgtcTGCTCTGTTGCACTTAAGTTTAAATTCTCTTTCACGTAAAAACACAATAGCTTGGAATATTGTcttattaccaaaaaaaaatatatatatccaaaaggCAAAAAGCCGAAAACCTTTCACTATATACTGTTTTCCCACCCTTCTTTCCCTCACCCTTTTCTCATACCTCAAAGTTAAAACCATGTTCATTCTTCAGTTAGGTCAATCTTCCAACATGTTAAAGATAATCACAATCCTAATTATTCTATCTCCCGCTATAGTATTCGGAGACTGTACGTGCGAATCCGAGGACGCAGAACACAACCAAGAAGATGAACTCAGGTATGAATTAGGCTCCATTGCCTCCATTCTTGTTGCTGGTTCTGTGGGGGTGAGTCTGCATTGGCTAGGCAAGAAAATCCCAACTCTGATGCCCGAAAAAGacatcttcttcctcatcaaGGCCTTCGCTGCAGGCGTCATTCTAGCAATTGGATTCGTTCACATACTCCCAATGCATTTGACAACTTGACTTCACCCTGCACCTAAGAAAATCCGTGGGGGAAGTTCCCTTACACCGGTTTTGTTACCATGTTATCTGCCACTGGAACACTGATGGTCGATTCATTGGCAACCGGGTACTATCAGAGATCGAACGTAAAGTACAACCAGGTGACGATTCATGAACTAGAGAGCGGTGACGATGATCATGCAGGCTATGTACATGGTCACACATTCCACACAGGGCCATGCTCATGGCTCCGAAGAATTGAGATTTTTTGAACTGATTTCACGGACATGAAACATGTTTGGAGAGAAATAATCCTCAAAATTAAGTCCCTCTAATGTAGGAATTTGTATTAGCATCGGCCAAGATTCGATTCCCTCCAATATAACCCAAAAGGTCGCTCAGTATCATTGGAAAACGCGGCCTTTGCTTTGCAAAATCAACGATAAGTATTTCCTTCGTTCTTTGGGAATCATGTCGAATCCAAGCCAAACTGTCATCAGGTTTTGattaaagaattcatcaaatcCACCAGAGCTAACTTCGCATTTGCCATTCGAGGATGTATAATTATAAATGATCAATTCCAAAGAGAATTATAACTGAAGCACAGCAAGAATAATTCCCGACTAACTGAATCTCCGTAGCACAGATCTTGTGGCAACCGTCCATGAATATCAAACTGTTCGAAGCTTAATTGCGCCCACTGCATCATCTGCATTGATGATGCAGTGGGCACAATTAAGCATCTACTTCCTACCAAAGCTCATCTCCGCAGGACTCAAACAAAAGGAAACAGTGCCCTATGCAAGGGCTAGGAGGAGGAAGGGAGAGTCACACGAATtcacacaaaaattcaaacgTAAAAGAGAAAGAACAAAGAACTTGCTGAAACTTTTTAAGATTATGTACATGTTTCTTTAATTTCAGAGAAAGGTCAAAAATCAACAACCTATACATTTCCATATAACAAATGCATAACCAAATTTCAAATATCCTCTGTCTTTACATTGCTTTCCTTGGCATGAGTATTTTGGGAGGGGCCAGAGATCTTAATTCAGGTGCAGAACTAGGAAAAAGGGTGTTCATCTTGTGCATGAGGATATCGGACCTTGACGGAATCTCATTCAGAAGAAACTGTTGAACAATGGGTTTCTTAAACCACTCCATGACAGCATCTCCCGGTGCCCTCAGCACCACTTTGCTAACCTCGAATGGAGATTCCACTGAGTTCAATATCTGTGCAACCACTATCTTCAAAGTCGGTCCTGTGACCAATTTAATGCGTCTTGGGATGACACCATAATATAACATTCGTTTTCTGAACCTATGGAGAGTATGCACAACTGCTATCAGAGCAGCTCCAACTGATAAGTTCCTGACGTCCAGGGACCAAGCAATTTGCTGATCAAATACTATTGCCTTTGGGAAAAGCTTATTCTCGTAGGCAACTTTCCAACCATACCGAGCTCAATTTATCTGCCCCATAAGAACAAGGTAGTTGAGAAGTACATTAACAAGGTACGTAGCAGGTCCCTCTTTCAACTCATAATCAATACCTTGGAAAAATTCCCTCACAAAAGATAACACTGGTTGTTTCCTCTGTTCTGGGCCCGTGAAGAGTCCACACATAAAAGCATGTGCCTTGTGTCTAGTGGCACCAAGTATTGACATCAAATGCCTCGCATGCTCTTCTTCACCCCTCTAACTGAATTGGAGTGGAAGCGTCTCCAATGGTTTTATCGCTGCAACGCCACTGAGATCAGGGCTAGAGTACTTTTCGTATGTGACCTTCAAACTTCCCACTCTTGCGGCTTTGTGAAATCTTAAGACCATCTCTGCACAGTCAATGCAACAATCAAACATCGATCATTAAAATTTATTCTGAAGCAAGCACTAGATAAGGAAACAAAGTTATTTACTTGTCTTTAAAGCAGTACCTGATTTGGGATACTTTGTAACGAGCGGGGTCCAAGCCAGAGTAATCTGCAGGGTGCACCTTGCGACAGATAGGGCTGCTGCGCACAGCAACGAGGGCTTGAAGCTTAACGCTTCATATTCAACCAAGCACAACTCGATAAGGTAGAACCAAGTGTTCAAGCTGCAAAACAGTCCGCAAAGTTACAGACTGTTACCAACTTTGCTGTTATCTAATCCATATCGAGAACTAATATCCACCAAACTCTAGCACGTCAATCTCTTTCTTTCTTAGTAATGGTGTTAATCATTAATCAAAATTTATGTCTGTCAGCTTTAGAAACTACTGAATACCTTTGCTTCTGACTGAGCAGCCTTGAGAAATCTTAATATGAAGACATATGGAGTAGGTGCATTAAGACCAAACTTCAGCTTTTTCAGAAAGGCTTTCTCCTGAAAAGCAAAGACGGTGTTTATTTTAGGACAAGCGAAAAGGGAACTATAGAATGCAGCATTATTCATCTCATAAGATATGCACCAGGACATTTCCAGATTCTAAAACAGATACACTGAATTAATCCGAGTCTAAGAAAAGCACATACCATTCCAAGCACATGTACTCTGGTGTATGTCTCAACTAAGATGCTAATTAAATTTTTGACCTGTAATTTTTCTTGTTGTagataattagaaagaaaatcaCGAAAAATGCATATGAGTTGAGATACTGATATTTACCCTTGGATGCCAAAAGTCGTATTTTGATGCCAACAAGAGTGCAGTGAGACCAACTAACTGCATGTCATCCTTCTTAATTGTGACTTGGGAAAGATATTGATCGAGCAATGTCACCATGAGATAAAGAGTTTCTTGCATTAACTCGAATTTGTAGTGTACCTGTTCCGGATGAACAAATCAAGGGGATAGCCAGCTATTAAACATCATGAAATGTAAAATTGAACAAAGCaagacaaaaaggaatacaaaaACATCATAGTTCATCAAAAGGTTAAATCGGTGCTTCAATTAACCAGTTGACCAATATGCCTCGCATATGAGGAGTAATGTCTGCCTGAATCGACATGAAATTTTCTGGAGGTGGATTCTGTGCCTGCAATTAAAGACAATTTAACAAAGCCAACAAGTCAGAATTAGAACCACATTAAACCTACTATCTTACCAGACTAAGATGAAAATAGTGGTATAGAGACATCATAACCATTACCTCAGAAACCCAGTAATACTGATAGATCTCATCAACATAATCGGAAACTTCCAGTTGATTGCAATCGTCATCAATACTTGGCAGCTCTTCTgccttcaaagcttcaacacggTCCTCTAGTAACTGCAAATAGGGCCAAGTGTGAATGTAGTTCACGAG is from Malus sylvestris chromosome 5, drMalSylv7.2, whole genome shotgun sequence and encodes:
- the LOC126622838 gene encoding uncharacterized protein LOC126622838, with the protein product MAGDSKMDRDYIVTLISYICWEIWKARRCAIFNGTCPSPLDTARRADEAISEFLSISKVLHVSSINGDIPAAPLVRWHAPPLSVVKVNCDAAWSSVLHRMGLGVIIRDYRGSLLVGDSGSGVASSSLDAEAHAAIFAMKTTASVRCSKSLYIF